In a single window of the Pyrococcus sp. NA2 genome:
- a CDS encoding formate--phosphoribosylaminoimidazolecarboxamide ligase, which produces MVKIATYASHSALQILKGAKDEGFETIAFGKSRVRPLYTKYFPVADYFLEGEYPEEELLKLDAIVIPTGSFVAHLGIELVERMRVPYFGNKKVLRWESDRNLERKWLEEAKLKLPRVYEDPDEIDAPVIVKPHGAKGGRGYFIAKDSRDFWEKAERFLGIKDKEDLKSVQIQEYIVGVPVYPHYFYSKIREELELMSIDRRYESNVDAIGRIPSKDQLELDLDVTYTVIGNIPIVLRESLLMDVIEAGERVVKASEKLMGGLWGPFCLEGVFTPDLNFVVFEISARIVAGTNLFINGSPYTWLKYGEPMSTGRRIAREIKIAIEEDKLDEVVT; this is translated from the coding sequence ATGGTTAAAATTGCTACCTATGCCTCTCATTCAGCTCTTCAAATACTCAAGGGGGCCAAAGATGAGGGGTTTGAGACAATAGCCTTTGGAAAGAGTAGAGTTAGGCCTCTATACACCAAGTACTTCCCAGTTGCGGATTACTTCCTCGAAGGTGAGTATCCAGAGGAGGAACTCCTTAAGTTGGATGCGATCGTGATACCGACTGGTTCATTCGTTGCTCACCTAGGAATAGAGCTCGTCGAGAGAATGAGGGTTCCTTACTTCGGAAATAAGAAGGTTCTTAGGTGGGAGAGTGATAGGAATTTGGAGAGGAAATGGCTTGAGGAAGCAAAGTTAAAGCTTCCCAGAGTTTATGAGGATCCCGATGAGATAGATGCTCCTGTAATCGTGAAGCCTCATGGAGCTAAAGGTGGAAGGGGATATTTCATAGCTAAAGACTCTAGGGACTTCTGGGAGAAGGCGGAACGCTTTCTCGGAATAAAGGATAAAGAGGATTTAAAGAGCGTCCAAATTCAAGAATACATCGTTGGCGTCCCTGTTTATCCTCACTACTTCTATTCAAAGATAAGGGAAGAGCTTGAGCTGATGAGTATAGATAGGAGATATGAAAGCAACGTTGATGCCATAGGTAGAATTCCCTCCAAGGATCAACTGGAGCTAGATCTGGACGTTACCTATACGGTAATAGGAAACATACCCATAGTTCTGAGGGAGAGCCTTTTAATGGATGTTATAGAGGCGGGAGAGAGAGTCGTTAAAGCATCAGAGAAACTTATGGGTGGCCTATGGGGGCCTTTCTGTCTAGAAGGAGTTTTTACTCCTGATCTCAACTTCGTAGTCTTCGAGATCTCGGCTAGAATAGTGGCTGGAACGAATCTATTTATAAACGGTTCCCCCTACACCTGGTTAAAGTATGGTGAACCAATGAGCACCGGGAGGAGGATAGCGAGAGAAATTAAAATTGCCATTGAGGAAGATAAACTTGACGAGGTGGTGACGTGA
- the fdhF gene encoding formate dehydrogenase subunit alpha, translating into MFIGGRVKRVVCPYCGFGCNLLIDPKTLRVRPYKGEPNRGKLCPKGLHALEFVFSKDRLTVPLKRVGDDFVKISWREAIGEISRELLRIRDEYGPDAVAFIASSKVSNEENYLLQKIARLFGTNNIDNCARLCHEASVHALKMTVGAGVQTNPYSDLENFNAIMIWGYNPAETHPVVMDYIVKAKRKGAKIIVIDVRETRTMNLADYKLITRPGTDITLANAMMNVIISEGLYNRDFVRTRTTGFSEIRMAVRKYTPEYAEKVTGIDAELIRKVAREFAKAGSGAIMWGMGLTQHVSGVENVIALIDIALLLGYIGERGGLYPMRGQNNVQGAAYMGALSEFLPGYVPLSDSSFRRRVAELWGVDDLPTERGLYLTELWDAILSGDLKALYIVGENPAVSEANVLKVRKALQKLELLVVQDIFLTRTARFAHYVLPAAAFCEKEGSYMNSERRIQWSEKVCDPPGEARPDWEILTMLGRSLNLPGFNYTSVEEITEEYFRLFPELSGMRAEDLKNSEGIIIPYKRLHTIRFQTPDGKARLIAVEQITPWEQPNGDYPLILTTVRVISHYNTGEMTMRSPSLVKLMDEPVVYISEEDARKYGIKDGDPVKVETRRGSIVLRAKIAKVREGVIVVPFHFDANLLTNDALNKAGTPELKFSAARISKLKH; encoded by the coding sequence ATGTTTATTGGTGGTAGGGTGAAAAGGGTTGTTTGTCCCTACTGTGGTTTTGGATGTAACCTACTCATAGATCCCAAGACCCTTAGGGTGAGACCTTACAAAGGAGAGCCCAACAGAGGTAAGCTGTGCCCTAAAGGTTTGCATGCCTTGGAGTTCGTCTTCTCCAAGGATAGATTGACGGTTCCTTTGAAGAGGGTTGGGGATGACTTCGTTAAGATATCCTGGAGGGAGGCGATTGGTGAGATATCCAGGGAGTTGCTTAGGATAAGAGATGAATACGGGCCCGATGCCGTCGCGTTCATAGCATCCTCGAAGGTTTCAAATGAAGAAAACTACCTGCTTCAAAAGATCGCTCGCCTCTTCGGAACCAATAATATAGATAACTGTGCGAGATTGTGCCATGAGGCAAGTGTTCATGCCCTCAAAATGACGGTTGGAGCCGGTGTTCAGACGAACCCTTACTCTGATCTTGAGAATTTCAACGCGATAATGATCTGGGGATACAATCCAGCGGAGACCCATCCAGTTGTCATGGATTACATAGTTAAGGCCAAGAGAAAAGGAGCTAAGATAATCGTCATCGACGTTAGGGAAACAAGGACGATGAATCTCGCGGATTACAAGTTGATTACAAGACCAGGAACGGACATAACACTTGCAAACGCAATGATGAACGTTATAATATCCGAAGGACTTTACAACAGGGACTTCGTTAGGACGAGAACAACGGGGTTCTCTGAGATTAGAATGGCCGTCAGGAAGTACACTCCGGAGTACGCTGAGAAGGTCACTGGAATTGATGCCGAGTTAATAAGGAAAGTTGCAAGGGAGTTCGCCAAAGCTGGAAGCGGTGCAATAATGTGGGGGATGGGATTGACTCAGCACGTCTCAGGCGTTGAAAACGTCATAGCATTGATAGATATAGCCCTGCTCCTCGGATACATAGGGGAGAGAGGTGGCCTTTACCCAATGAGAGGTCAGAACAATGTCCAAGGAGCGGCGTACATGGGAGCCCTAAGTGAGTTCCTACCGGGCTATGTTCCGTTGAGTGATTCGAGCTTTAGAAGGAGAGTTGCTGAACTCTGGGGTGTAGATGATCTCCCAACCGAGAGGGGACTTTACTTGACTGAGCTTTGGGATGCAATATTGAGTGGTGATTTGAAGGCCCTATACATAGTTGGCGAGAATCCAGCCGTTAGTGAGGCGAATGTCCTCAAGGTTAGAAAAGCCCTTCAAAAGCTCGAGCTACTCGTTGTTCAGGACATATTTCTGACGAGAACTGCAAGGTTTGCTCACTATGTTTTACCCGCTGCGGCCTTCTGTGAAAAAGAGGGGAGCTACATGAACAGTGAGAGGAGGATTCAGTGGAGCGAAAAGGTCTGTGACCCTCCTGGCGAAGCAAGGCCAGATTGGGAGATACTGACGATGCTCGGTAGATCTCTCAACCTTCCAGGATTTAACTACACCTCGGTTGAAGAGATAACGGAGGAATATTTTAGACTATTTCCCGAACTTTCTGGAATGAGAGCTGAGGATCTTAAAAATTCAGAGGGAATAATAATTCCTTACAAGAGGCTTCACACGATAAGGTTCCAAACCCCTGATGGAAAGGCCAGATTGATTGCTGTGGAGCAGATAACTCCCTGGGAACAACCAAATGGTGATTATCCGCTTATTTTGACAACTGTTAGGGTGATAAGTCACTATAACACGGGTGAAATGACCATGAGGAGCCCCTCGCTGGTTAAGCTAATGGATGAGCCGGTGGTTTACATAAGTGAGGAAGATGCAAGAAAATATGGAATAAAGGATGGGGACCCAGTCAAAGTTGAAACGAGAAGGGGCTCAATAGTTCTAAGGGCTAAGATAGCTAAGGTTAGGGAGGGAGTTATAGTTGTTCCATTCCACTTCGATGCCAACTTGTTGACAAATGATGCCCTCAATAAGGCCGGAACTCCAGAGCTGAAATTCTCTGCCGCAAGAATCTCCAAGTTAAAACACTAG
- the pdxT gene encoding pyridoxal 5'-phosphate synthase glutaminase subunit PdxT, translated as MKVGVIGLQGDVSEHIEAVKRAMERSGISGDAVWLKKPEQLKDISAVIIPGGESTTISRLMQRTGLFDPLKKMIEDGLPVMGTCAGLIMLSKEVLGATPEQRFLEVLDVKVNRNAYGRQVDSFEAPIKLAFDDEPFIGVFIRAPRIVELLSEKVKPLAWLEDRVVGVEQDNIIGLEFHPELTDDTRIHEYFLAKI; from the coding sequence ATGAAGGTTGGAGTCATTGGGTTACAGGGTGACGTAAGCGAGCATATCGAGGCTGTTAAGAGGGCAATGGAAAGATCAGGGATTTCCGGAGATGCAGTTTGGCTTAAGAAACCTGAACAGCTCAAGGATATCAGTGCTGTGATAATCCCTGGTGGAGAGAGCACAACAATATCAAGGCTAATGCAGAGAACTGGACTATTCGATCCGCTTAAGAAGATGATAGAGGATGGTCTTCCAGTCATGGGAACATGTGCAGGTTTGATTATGCTATCCAAGGAAGTTCTTGGAGCAACTCCAGAGCAGAGGTTTTTAGAGGTGTTGGACGTTAAAGTAAATAGAAACGCCTATGGAAGACAAGTTGACAGCTTTGAAGCTCCAATAAAGCTTGCCTTCGACGATGAACCGTTCATCGGAGTTTTCATAAGAGCTCCAAGGATAGTGGAACTTTTGAGCGAGAAAGTCAAACCTCTAGCTTGGCTCGAGGATAGGGTGGTTGGAGTCGAGCAGGACAACATAATTGGCCTGGAGTTCCATCCCGAGTTAACGGATGACACGAGGATCCACGAGTATTTCCTGGCCAAAATCTGA
- the pdxS gene encoding pyridoxal 5'-phosphate synthase lyase subunit PdxS has translation MDKLKIIMEKGTERLKRGFAKMVKGGVIMDVTNAEQARIAEEAGAVAVMALHKVPADIRKAGGVARMAPVEKIQEIMDAVTIPVMAKCRIGHEAEARILEALGVDMIDESEVLTPADPFFHIYKKKFTAPFVCGARNLGEAVRRIWEGAAMIRTKGEAGTGNIVEAVRHVRLVNENIRLIQRMTDDEIYGVAEKFAEPYLRLAFSVKEISGLPKRVLENEPIYEGFTYREIVEGIYKILLEIKKLGRLPVVNFAAGGVATPADAALMMAMGMDGVFVGSGIFKSSNPPKMARAIVEAVNHWDEPDVLAEISREIGEPMRGQAIEELQVRMEERGV, from the coding sequence ATGGACAAGTTGAAAATAATAATGGAGAAGGGAACTGAGAGGCTCAAGAGGGGATTTGCAAAGATGGTTAAGGGCGGAGTCATTATGGATGTCACGAATGCAGAGCAGGCGAGGATAGCTGAGGAAGCTGGTGCCGTAGCTGTGATGGCCCTCCACAAGGTTCCAGCGGATATAAGGAAGGCTGGTGGAGTTGCCAGGATGGCTCCTGTTGAGAAGATACAGGAGATCATGGATGCCGTGACGATTCCCGTGATGGCCAAGTGCAGAATTGGACATGAGGCGGAGGCAAGGATTCTGGAAGCTTTGGGCGTTGATATGATAGATGAAAGCGAGGTTCTAACACCAGCGGATCCATTCTTCCACATATACAAGAAGAAGTTCACTGCTCCGTTTGTCTGTGGAGCAAGGAACTTGGGAGAGGCAGTCAGAAGGATCTGGGAAGGCGCAGCGATGATAAGGACGAAGGGAGAGGCAGGAACTGGAAACATAGTTGAGGCCGTTAGGCACGTAAGGTTAGTTAACGAGAACATAAGGCTAATCCAGAGGATGACTGATGATGAAATATACGGAGTTGCTGAGAAGTTCGCCGAGCCCTACCTTAGGCTCGCGTTCAGCGTTAAGGAGATCAGTGGCCTTCCAAAGAGGGTTCTTGAGAACGAACCAATATATGAGGGCTTCACTTACAGGGAGATAGTCGAGGGAATATACAAGATACTATTGGAAATAAAGAAGCTTGGAAGGTTGCCGGTGGTTAACTTTGCAGCGGGTGGAGTTGCAACTCCAGCGGATGCAGCCTTGATGATGGCGATGGGAATGGATGGAGTGTTCGTAGGTTCTGGAATCTTCAAGAGCTCGAACCCACCAAAGATGGCGAGGGCAATAGTCGAGGCAGTTAATCACTGGGATGAACCAGATGTCCTCGCTGAAATAAGCAGGGAGATAGGTGAACCAATGAGGGGACAGGCAATAGAGGAGCTCCAGGTTAGGATGGAGGAGAGGGGCGTTTAA
- a CDS encoding stage II sporulation protein M, with the protein MSNDLKTFFLLIFPHGVFEIPGMIIAEAAGFKIPYELLRFALGKKEEL; encoded by the coding sequence ATTTCGAATGATCTTAAAACATTCTTTCTCTTAATTTTCCCTCATGGCGTCTTTGAGATTCCTGGGATGATTATTGCCGAAGCAGCAGGCTTCAAGATTCCTTATGAACTGTTAAGGTTTGCTTTGGGCAAGAAGGAAGAGCTCTAA
- a CDS encoding antitoxin AF2212-like protein: MEIIEAVYEKGVLKPLKPLKLKEGEKVILKIDREGLFEIIKRYQGKFKFSEEDVEEFLGERR, encoded by the coding sequence ATGGAAATTATCGAAGCAGTCTATGAGAAAGGCGTGCTAAAGCCTTTAAAGCCCCTAAAGCTCAAAGAAGGTGAGAAGGTTATTCTCAAAATAGATAGGGAAGGATTGTTTGAGATAATAAAAAGGTATCAAGGTAAGTTTAAATTTAGCGAGGAAGACGTTGAGGAATTCTTGGGGGAGAGAAGGTGA
- a CDS encoding stage II sporulation protein M: MKRNLILLSFLLFITGFVLGFSLSSHYNISEDTSPKSILELSEQEFNTGHITFTYIFINNLRVVLLLSFGGALTFSGLTFLNLILNGINIGTLFYDFLIMEDTKTFFILLLPHGIFEIPALIIAGAAGFKIPYEVLRFALGKKEEIITEEDAKEFFKLVAISVVLIFIAALIESKITAKIAERI; encoded by the coding sequence ATGAAACGCAATTTAATCCTTCTTTCATTTTTGTTATTCATCACAGGATTTGTTCTTGGATTCTCTTTATCATCTCACTACAACATCTCGGAAGATACAAGTCCCAAATCAATTTTAGAGCTTTCAGAACAAGAATTCAATACGGGTCATATTACATTTACCTATATCTTCATTAACAATCTTAGAGTTGTCTTATTGCTTTCTTTTGGTGGTGCTCTGACTTTTAGTGGATTAACTTTTTTAAATTTAATCCTAAATGGAATTAATATAGGAACACTATTTTACGATTTCTTGATTATGGAGGACACTAAAACATTCTTTATTTTGCTACTTCCTCATGGCATTTTCGAAATTCCAGCCTTAATTATTGCTGGTGCTGCTGGTTTTAAGATCCCTTATGAAGTTTTAAGATTTGCTTTAGGCAAGAAAGAGGAGATTATTACGGAGGAGGATGCAAAAGAGTTTTTCAAGCTTGTGGCGATTTCAGTAGTATTAATTTTCATTGCTGCCTTAATTGAAAGTAAAATAACAGCAAAAATAGCGGAAAGAATTTAA
- a CDS encoding stage II sporulation protein M codes for MSRQVFYFSTFIFLFSITLGLFSASYHDYSAYFGFDPFDSPNPDALFFFKHNLKVVLILWSGAVTFGATTLWNSTFNGMILGSAVKTTAGQIGLTKTLLLILPHGVFEIPGMIIAGAAGFKIPYELLRFALGKKEEIITEEDAKEFFKLVAISIVLIFIAALIESPITLKIAESLR; via the coding sequence ATGTCTCGACAAGTTTTTTATTTTTCAACGTTTATTTTCCTTTTTAGTATAACTCTCGGATTATTTTCGGCAAGTTATCATGATTATTCTGCTTATTTTGGCTTTGATCCTTTTGATAGTCCTAATCCCGATGCTTTGTTCTTCTTCAAGCACAACCTTAAAGTTGTTCTTATACTCTGGAGTGGAGCAGTAACTTTCGGAGCTACAACTCTTTGGAATTCAACCTTTAACGGTATGATTCTAGGTTCGGCAGTAAAAACCACCGCTGGGCAGATAGGTTTAACCAAAACATTACTCCTAATCCTTCCGCACGGTGTTTTTGAAATCCCCGGAATGATTATTGCCGGAGCAGCAGGATTTAAAATTCCTTACGAGCTGTTAAGGTTCGCTTTGGGCAAGAAGGAGGAGATTATTACGGAGGAAGATGCAAAAGAGTTTTTCAAGCTCGTTGCTATCTCAATAGTTTTAATTTTCATTGCTGCCTTAATTGAAAGTCCAATAACACTTAAAATAGCCGAGAGTTTGAGGTGA
- a CDS encoding ABC transporter permease, which produces MNIAIKDFEVSIRTRKFQIIMILFAIISLGMIYSSKRLGISANLYKTPFQMLFLSSFSNAFNYSISLLGILLGATAISEEIEKGTLKLISSKPVHRDEILLGKLLGGLLILTMALSLFYMITISLALILGVPVTRDDLMKFLVTLPFSILYGLVFLSVGLLISTFIRRTKNATIMAIFLFVFFSFILPMISGVIGLAIAGLPPIPDIPEDATNLTEEQLQELFLRDPEYQEWLVKLTTTVERILYISPNYHYQEIIRILFGGKPQISEIVSAFAYQQSVVEDRPIMESFGLIRGNIILLFLMLVLPLVVTYIRFMKGNLA; this is translated from the coding sequence ATGAACATCGCAATCAAAGATTTCGAAGTTAGCATTAGAACAAGAAAATTCCAAATAATAATGATTCTCTTCGCAATAATCTCCCTGGGAATGATTTACAGCTCAAAAAGACTTGGTATAAGTGCAAACTTATATAAAACGCCCTTCCAAATGCTCTTCCTCTCAAGCTTCTCCAATGCGTTCAACTACTCAATATCCCTATTGGGGATTCTCCTCGGGGCAACCGCAATAAGTGAGGAGATTGAGAAAGGAACCCTTAAGTTGATATCCTCAAAACCCGTGCATAGGGATGAGATACTTCTCGGCAAACTCCTGGGAGGTTTGTTAATACTCACAATGGCTCTATCCCTGTTTTATATGATAACGATTTCTCTAGCTCTAATCCTGGGGGTTCCAGTAACTAGAGATGATTTAATGAAGTTCCTGGTAACCCTACCTTTTAGCATCCTTTACGGCTTGGTCTTCCTAAGTGTAGGACTCCTCATCTCAACGTTCATTAGAAGGACAAAGAACGCAACTATAATGGCGATTTTTCTGTTCGTCTTCTTCAGCTTCATACTCCCAATGATCTCTGGAGTAATAGGATTAGCCATAGCTGGCCTTCCGCCGATTCCAGACATTCCAGAAGATGCCACCAATCTAACTGAAGAGCAACTTCAAGAGTTATTCTTAAGGGATCCAGAGTACCAGGAGTGGCTGGTGAAGTTAACGACAACAGTTGAAAGGATACTCTACATCTCTCCAAATTACCACTATCAGGAAATAATAAGGATCTTATTTGGAGGGAAGCCTCAGATTAGTGAGATAGTTTCCGCCTTTGCGTATCAGCAGAGCGTCGTTGAAGATAGGCCAATCATGGAGAGCTTTGGGCTTATAAGAGGGAACATCATTTTACTGTTCCTCATGCTCGTCCTTCCCCTGGTGGTAACCTACATAAGATTTATGAAAGGGAATTTAGCCTAG
- a CDS encoding sulfide-dependent adenosine diphosphate thiazole synthase, with product MLREVVISRAIIESYYRDLLDSLELDVAIVGAGPSGMVAAYYLAKGGAKVAIFEKKLSIGGGIWGGGMGFNKVVVQEEAREILDEFGIRYEEFEKGYYVADAIEVATTIASKTVKAGVKIFNMIEVEDLVVKDNRVSGIVINWTPVLMTGLHVDPLTVEAKYVVDSTGHGAQIAQLLFKRGLIEKIPGEGAMWAEQGEKLTVENTREIFPGLYVTGMAANAVSGAPRMGPIFGGMFLSGRKAAQEILRKL from the coding sequence ATGCTCAGGGAGGTCGTCATAAGCAGGGCCATAATTGAGAGCTACTATAGAGACCTGCTTGATAGCCTTGAGCTAGATGTGGCCATAGTTGGAGCTGGGCCTTCAGGAATGGTCGCTGCATATTATCTCGCCAAGGGAGGTGCAAAGGTAGCGATATTCGAGAAGAAGTTGTCAATAGGTGGCGGAATCTGGGGAGGTGGGATGGGATTTAACAAGGTCGTTGTCCAGGAGGAGGCTAGGGAGATACTCGACGAGTTCGGTATAAGATACGAGGAGTTCGAGAAAGGATACTACGTGGCCGATGCAATAGAGGTTGCAACTACGATAGCGAGCAAAACGGTCAAGGCGGGAGTTAAGATATTCAACATGATAGAGGTAGAGGATCTCGTCGTGAAGGACAACAGAGTCTCTGGAATAGTGATAAACTGGACCCCAGTTCTAATGACGGGATTGCACGTGGATCCGCTAACTGTTGAGGCCAAGTACGTTGTAGATTCAACGGGTCATGGTGCACAAATAGCCCAGTTGCTCTTTAAGAGAGGATTAATAGAGAAAATCCCAGGAGAGGGAGCGATGTGGGCTGAGCAGGGAGAAAAGCTAACAGTTGAGAACACCAGAGAAATCTTCCCTGGGCTCTACGTTACCGGAATGGCGGCCAATGCGGTGAGCGGAGCTCCCAGGATGGGGCCGATATTCGGAGGAATGTTCCTAAGTGGAAGGAAGGCTGCCCAGGAAATATTGAGGAAGCTCTAG